aacctgTAACTGAAATATGACTCATATATCTTTTGTATTCttaattttattgttaaattatCTGTTAATTCCATGATGCTGTAGTATTTTCTGCTGTTGTTGTCATCTGGCATAAGTAGTTGTAGCCATCTGAGTGACGTTtaatgataagataagatgagatgagatgagatgagataagactttatttttccCACCATGGTtacatttcacagttaacagcagcaacatacaacaagcaagtgcagaggaAGACTGGTAGAAAAAGAACAACagcaaaaattaaatataaagaaaaaaaaagaaatctgctatttatataaatatttttttttataaatttaagtttaaatattatttacatatttatactgTAGTTGCACAATCCAGTGTAGTGTCAGATTGTATGTGTAACTGACACTAAGAATTGTTAAGTTCAACACTGAGCTGCAGATCACATTATTTACTTGTTCATGTCATTGAGATGTTTCCCTCAACATGGCACACTCACTCAGACAATTATGAATGATACCATCCGTGTTATGGTTTGTATGTTTAATTAAtttagaataaagttgagggataaaactacaaacaaaattATTATGATGCAGTTTTGTATAATAGTGCTTTAGGATTCctatattatatcaaaatgtgattttttttttgtttcatgatTCTTCTTTCCATAAAAGATTGTCAAATGAAACCCAAATATTTTAATATACTGacttttaaaccaaaaaaatatataaatttgatattttatcatgataattatgtATACTGACTgaatgactgtttgttttttttaatcattaaatgTGTTTTGGACAGATTAACCACCCCTAATTATCACTTTGTTTATATTGTAAAATGCTGCTTGTTTCTTCTTAGCGTGAGTTATAATAGCCTCCCAGTATGTGTCTACCATTACTGGAGATTTAAACAGCTAAAATGTGTCCACAGGGGGGAAGTTGACAATGGTCTGTTATTGGAAATCTGTCAAGAAACACTGTGAGGTGGTTTTGGACTGCTGTGTTCGCTTCAGAGTTAAGCTTGTTCACCAGTTAGCGAGGCAGTAAATTATCCTTTAGAACAGAGGACTGGGCAGAGGTACAATCATTTCAGTAAATGGCACATTAACAGATATGTGTCATAAACTATAAAGGTAATGACCATTATCATAGATACTTAGATCCCTCCCGTTTTTACTATTACATTTTATCTTCATATTAAATTCATCCTCAGGTCTTTTAACCAAAAATCACTTCCACtgtgttcttaacccataaagacccaaatatccaccggtaccaaaaccacctactgatctaaactgtttaataacttctgaatcattaatccattaatcctaccaatgcatctaaataattgctgtaaaatgcagtttctcatcttttcattgtcatcagatatgacccatgtggacgttcagaggctccatagtgaatgtggaaacactttcatcttctacaacattgattcaccagtaaaacccatggagttggatcaatgacagtggatggagaagcttgttttttgtgttcagttattaatatctttgcggaaaaagtgactttttcttcagttttctctgtttctgatctaataactttcaaatctaatctaagtttctatgagcatctacatcatcagtaaattcaatacagaaaaatgcatcattttgattgaaaaaaatacaagatttcacAAAATTTCACTGTTATCTGTTTTAATGTGATAAATAGCtgatgaaggaaatatattttgttatgaatctgacactgaaagtaaggaaggggcaggactagataagcctttgcttctttaTGTCCCTTCTCAAATTGTGCTTATGCGTTAATtcacatgtacatttatgttaaatttattgtattttgttactttttctgtgattaatgaccattgatgggtgcatatgtaattgacttgcttttatttatttatttttttagttaatttgGGGTTTTtgacttcaaagtttgagacaaataaactaaactaaaacgcagaggataatattataataaatggtgataaatcatttaagaaaggtgaaatctaaagaaaaatttacttgggaagtgccacaaaagtaaaactgggtctttatgggtttaaatatTTATTAGAGAAAGCACTGTCTCACAATACTTGGCCATCGCCCACGGGATGGAAAATATGGTAAAAATAAGATTTTATAATATATGCAAATGTATATGAGACATCAGAAATAGTAAAATATGCATCTTCCATGTCCTGTGATGACTTGATGTTTCCCTGTCTTTCACAACATTTAGAAATTTTCCGTGTGTCCTCTGACATCTAAAGGTCATACTTTCCTTTCGTCTGTGTATCCCCTACGTTAATTACATCCTCTGCACAGAAAGGTGTACTTTTTGATCCTCAGTTGCTCAACGTGAGGAGTTCAAGAGGTAGTTTCTGTGCATCAAAGAGGAAATTGTGCAATAGCGCAGGGCTTGTTGAATACTGAAGATAACAGTTTTCATTCTCaccaaagcaaaaatgaacaatagcTTTTATTTCCGTTGTCGAGTGGCCTTGAATTCACATCTGTACAATTTAAATAAGAAGTCCGTCTTCATACGTCGTCTACTTGAACTTGTTGGTCACTATCAGAGCTGAAGCTGATAATGAAATGGTCTGTGCTGTTCTGAATGGACTCTTCCTCTGGTTGCTGTGTCCCTTCAATCCCATTGCTATATTCCTCCCTATTTGTACATTCCTCAATCTCTCGCCCCTCTTTCCAGTTCCtgctcccccctccctccctccctctgactCCTTGCCAGCCCATTTTCTCCCTTTCCATGTTTATGCCCCTTTCTCTTTCCATCTCCTCTGCCTCCTGGGCTATCTGTTGACTGTTAAGGTAGATGCTGCTGTGTGAAACCATTGGGCTGTTGTCTCTGGAAGGAAGGCAAGCATCCATGTCTGCTTCTAGTCCCAGGAAAGCATTCACAGGGGGGGTGAGGTGCACTGGCAGCTGATCTTGAGGATTGTTTCGTCCCTGTGTCTGACCTTGTTGATGGCAATGCTTCCTCTTGCGTTTCTTTGCCACCTTCAGATCCAGTGAGGCGTAATTCAGGTCGGGCTGTAAAGTCTGGTTTCACACCAAGGACACGAGATGTGTTAGTGGGGGACTGACTTCAAAATGTGACTGCACTcagacagattcacagactttaGTATCTGGGCATGTAGTTTCTCATGCATTTCTTTAAGCTGACTttatttttagaacattttaTGCTAAATTGAATTTATTGGTTTACAGCTTCACTGACCACAATGTGTCTATCGTGTCAGTCGCCTTCCGTTGTGAAAGCACATTTGTCAGCATGAGttaaactgatctgcactaaagcTATATTTCAACACATcactgttaatttatttatttagaatgtgAATAAACAACCAAATATATTCAAGCATCTGCGCAGGCATGTCATGTTTAGTGAATAACatacaaatacatttttgttttctttattttctttatttcctcTGCTTATTTTAAATAAGCAAAATACacatagctttttttttctccagattgGACATAAGGTTTATAATTTATGCATTATATGCAAAACAGTACTGCAAATTTAATCAGTGAAAAACCATAACATTAAGCAGACTTTATCACACAATATAGAGGAATTTTCATTCAAACTGCAATAAGCTCCAAAGTGTTATTTTTAAGtgcaatataggaaaatatcacaTATCTTAACTAACAAAAATTATGAATGCAAGATGTTGGTGTGAATTATGTTAATGGAAACAAATAATTTCAGAAAATCTAAACGTAAAGATTGCTCTTTTATTGTGTAAAGATTCAAAGGTCGTACCTTAACACGATCGCTCGGGCACATGGTCATCATTTCATAGACCTCGACAGAACCTGAAGAAGAAAGGCTTAAATATGTtcatctgcaaaaataaataataaataacggtTCTATTCTTAAGCTTTCTTTTGTATTACTAAATCATACAAATTGGAAAGCTTTGTGTTGAAAATCAGAGGGAATTCAAACAATCAGTGGAAAGAAAGTCAGCTTTAGGTTTTATTCTGAAGGCTTTTTATCtaagaataaaaaagtgttttaagATATTACAAAAGTCACTAAAACAATTCCCTTTATATTTGGAATATTTATAgcctgaaaacagagaaaaacacataGATCATTAGAAAATCCATCATCAGATGAACGATTCGCTTACTAATGGCAATGCTTTCTCTTATTTTCAGTCAGAAAGGTAACATAACATATGATGGCAGAAACTCACCTCTTCTGTCTGTGGTGATGTTGCCATAGATTGGATTTTCCTGTTGCTCTTGAAAATTGTGgggatttttgttgttctcatggTGATTCAGGTCATGAAGATAGTGCTCTTCATCCTGTGTCAGGCTTTAACATAAAATGAAGGTACAATTTCAGATTATTTTTCCATTAATATGCCATTTTTAGATAAGGAAGAAAAATGGAAATACTGGAAcacatttatattattataaataatgacatacgGGACAGACTCTAACAGTCATATCAacgcagtgttaaaaaaaaaaaaaaaagaagtaaataacAAACGTACCCTTCTCCTTCATAAAAGCGCGAGCACCAGCAGACGTCTGTGCCtgtatgaacaaaatattcagttTACAGGGAGCCCGTTTGTCCTTGTAAAAGCAACATTGACCAAATTTAAAGCAAAACAGTGTAAGAGCAAGGGCACAATAGTAAGTGAGAACAATAAAATGTACTTGTGCACAAAGATGTTCTTCGTCTCAGGATGCAGAATATGACATTCAGACACAGTGAGGTCAGTAAGGCCAGCGACAGCAGCAGCAAAGCTACCAGTTCAGTTGCACAGACTGGAAGATGAATGCAAAACTGATTAAACACGTCAAAGCAACTAAAACCAGAGCCCATTCAGATGAAATCAAAAGATGTCTGAAGGGTAGATTGGCATGAGGAATTTCCCTCTACATTTCTCAGCCAAGATCGACAAAGCATGTTTTTAATACACCAAAATCCTGCATTCACAACAAATATGCAGTTATTCAAATTCTCCAACGCAATTTCATACAAACTGgtaattttggaaacaaagaatgATAATAATGTTGTAGTACAGTGGAAAATATGTCGTTTATATCACAGTTTATTGAAGAACAGCAGTATTTTCTTAGACAAAGACAATGATAAAGAAGAAAACATGAATGTCTCTTTTTCAGCTTCGACACTTAATtcaaaattatattaaataacatttttaatttaaagccACTGCAATCAGACTTCCCAACACATCATGGACAGATGAGTGTTTCTctgtttattatatttttgtattttgttttcgtTGATCTGATGAAAAAACTGTATTCCAAACAATAAAGTTCCGTATTTCTAGCTATATTTAAGAAAATTGCATGTTTTACCAATTTATACAGATACCATGTATGAAATTTTATACAAAACCCACCCTTCATGTAACTATAGAttcatttcattgtaaaaagacAAATGTGTTGCAGTAATGAGCTAAATAAAGAAGTACGTTACGGCTTAAATTTTTAAATCATTTATAATCAACAGTATTTTAGAATTATCATGGTTCATTTATTACAATCTCCCCGTCCTCTGTTTCACCATATGCTGATACATGTGCTTTATAAGAgctttcccttttcttttttttcctggtagAGCAAAAGCTAAATTATACcaagtgtggggaaaaaaaaaaaaaaaaaacattgaaaaatacaTGTAGGATGCAACGATATTAGACACATGTTTAAAACTCTACATGTAATTTTAGAAGTTTCAGGAGTTGATCTGATCCTACCTGTCATATTCCAGCTGTCTTGAACACAATGTGTTGTCTGTCTGACACGACCGCTCTCAGGCTACAGGGCATCACTGTGTTTAGTCACTGAGGTGTACTGTAGTCTATTTTTACCTCGCCTTCGTTACCTCCCTGTTATCACATCACTTTGAACACTGGCTGGCTGTTCTTCAGTTACAAACAGGAAGCAATGTAACCTCATTCTGAGGCACACGGTCTGCAGACAATTGCAAGATGCACTATGAAATGAAAAGTACGTCACACGCACATTATGACGATTTGCAGTATAAATATTAAAACGCATTCACTTGCATTTGTTTTCATTAAAGAGATGGTTCAACCCAGACATCTGAATTGTTTATACATTGTttcccacaaagttggaataaaatatttttcttttctcatgACATGAATGTGacactgtgatttattcttgataaattaaGTCTTACTAGGACTCATTATGTAATCATTGCGTCTGGTCAAATGTGATTCCTGATGTgtctaatgtaaatgtaattaatttCCAAATAGATGGCATTAGAATCCCCAGAGCCCAACATATTTCCATGGATGACAAATCACACATATATGTAGTTTATCTAGCGTTTATGTGACCTGCAGTGAAAGTATGACCTATCGGTGTGAATAGAGCTTCAGGGCTCAGTGCATCAAGCAAGACTTCATATCTTGCATGTACAGTGTGGTTTTGCAAATGTGGTTGGAAAATCAGgacgaaaaaaaaaactgcagatgtAAAGTATTTCTGCTCATCTAAATGCACACATGTTCATAccgtgtggttaaaaaaaaaaaaaaaatactgagaaaGCAAATATATTATTACCTCTTAATTTGATCTGCAAAGTGAAAGAAAAAGACGCTTAAGCAAACCGATAATatcaaaataactaaaaaaagaacacaaaaatgcATGTCTTCCTTCCTGTGTGTGTCCATTATGGTATTACTGAGTTCTGTTTGGTTATACAGGCCATGTGGTTTGCGGCTTCAGCCTCATTTTTTGTCAAGTGAAGTGTCGCACTGTGGTACGTGTGGACACTTTGTATAGGGAAATCTGTCAATTTGTTATGTGAACGTTACATTATACTGTAGATAAGTTGTGAGGCTTGTTGGCCAGAAATCATCATAAAGCCATAAGCTTGTTTAGCAGCGAGCCAGAATCATTTTACAACAGATGCAGCAGATTGTTAAGATACAGTATATCAGCCTTATAGTTGCAAATGTTTTTACCTCTGTACAAATTCATTGATTGATCATTAGACCATAAAATACTTGGAACATAAATGCAAATGACTGTCATAAGAAATCCTTACAAGCCtgtaaaagaaaaagtaaataaCACCAGCACTTGAACTATAATAATTGAGAAACGCAGACTCacatttatcagtttttattctCAAATGCTAAAGATTTTATAATCAACTTTATTGCCTTCAATGCAATATTTTCACAGAATAtgcatttttttaagtgaaagaaaatcaaaccaaaaatatGCACTCAATAGCTATTTCCCACCCTTTTACCTCACTTATATGCACAGCTCACATCTGCACAACTGCCTGAGATAAGGTTTTTCCTTAACTCACTGCATGTTATTGACTAACTGCCACATGTTCATGATTACATATTAATAAATATGTCTAAAGTCACTAAATTCTGTTACTGAGTTACACCTTGAAGTGGGGAATTGCTGTGTTGTGGTCCTTGCAGCCCTGTACttgactggaggaggagggggtttgAAGGGCGGTGGTAGATCCATCCTGTAAAGAATATAGCGTGTACAAGTAAGGACTCATGGTATTGATAGACAGATATTATCAGCCATGTGCATTTATGGGAAATTCAGAAAAGTGTATGACTGTTTTCCCTTCCATAGTGCATCGTGTCTGTATGCACCGAGTAAATCTGAAA
The Sphaeramia orbicularis chromosome 14, fSphaOr1.1, whole genome shotgun sequence DNA segment above includes these coding regions:
- the LOC115433194 gene encoding uncharacterized protein LOC115433194 isoform X2 — translated: MGSGFSCFDVFNQFCIHLPVCATELVALLLLSLALLTSLCLNVIFCILRRRTSLCTSTDVCWCSRFYEGEGLTQDEEHYLHDLNHHENNKNPHNFQEQQENPIYGNITTDRRGSVEVYEMMTMCPSDRVKPDLNYASLDLKVAKKRKRKHCHQQGQTQGRNNPQDQLPVHLTPPVNAFLGLEADMDACLPSRDNSPMVSHSSIYLNSQQIAQEAEEMERERGINMEREKMGWQGVRGREGGGSRNWKEGREIEECTNREEYSNGIEGTQQPEEESIQNSTDHFIISFSSDSDQQVQVDDV
- the LOC115433194 gene encoding uncharacterized protein LOC115433194 isoform X1; this encodes MGSGFSCFDVFNQFCIHLPVCATELVALLLLSLALLTSLCLNVIFCILRRRTSLCTSTDVCWCSRFYEGEGLTQDEEHYLHDLNHHENNKNPHNFQEQQENPIYGNITTDRRGSVEVYEMMTMCPSDRVKTLQPDLNYASLDLKVAKKRKRKHCHQQGQTQGRNNPQDQLPVHLTPPVNAFLGLEADMDACLPSRDNSPMVSHSSIYLNSQQIAQEAEEMERERGINMEREKMGWQGVRGREGGGSRNWKEGREIEECTNREEYSNGIEGTQQPEEESIQNSTDHFIISFSSDSDQQVQVDDV
- the LOC115433194 gene encoding uncharacterized protein LOC115433194 isoform X3, whose amino-acid sequence is MTVCATELVALLLLSLALLTSLCLNVIFCILRRRTSLCTSTDVCWCSRFYEGEGLTQDEEHYLHDLNHHENNKNPHNFQEQQENPIYGNITTDRRGSVEVYEMMTMCPSDRVKTLQPDLNYASLDLKVAKKRKRKHCHQQGQTQGRNNPQDQLPVHLTPPVNAFLGLEADMDACLPSRDNSPMVSHSSIYLNSQQIAQEAEEMERERGINMEREKMGWQGVRGREGGGSRNWKEGREIEECTNREEYSNGIEGTQQPEEESIQNSTDHFIISFSSDSDQQVQVDDV